Proteins co-encoded in one Candidatus Methylomirabilota bacterium genomic window:
- a CDS encoding ABC transporter ATP-binding protein yields MALLDVQQVSKRFGGIRALAGVTLEVEAGQVVGLIGPNGAGKTTLFNVISGVLRPDSGRVVFRGRDLTGRPPHAVCHAGIARTFQIVQPFSRLSVVDNVAAAYLFGRRSAGARLRRSEAEARARDLLQYGKLGPKASRPAGTLTLSERKRLEMVRALATGPELLLLDEVLAGLNPQETEEMTDIIRRLARELGLALLLIEHNVRAVMTLSEQVVVLNYGTVIARGAAAAVASDPAVITAYLGDRRTLGRVPRA; encoded by the coding sequence GTGGCGCTCCTCGACGTCCAGCAGGTCTCCAAGCGGTTCGGGGGAATTCGGGCCCTCGCCGGCGTCACGCTGGAAGTCGAGGCCGGCCAGGTGGTAGGGCTCATCGGCCCCAACGGCGCCGGCAAGACGACGCTGTTCAACGTCATCTCCGGCGTGCTCCGTCCCGACAGCGGCCGCGTCGTCTTCCGTGGGAGGGATCTGACCGGCCGCCCGCCTCACGCCGTGTGCCACGCGGGGATCGCCCGTACGTTCCAGATCGTCCAGCCGTTCTCCCGTTTGTCCGTGGTGGACAACGTCGCCGCCGCCTATCTCTTCGGTCGTCGGAGCGCGGGCGCCCGGCTCCGGCGATCGGAGGCCGAGGCCCGGGCCCGCGACCTGCTCCAGTACGGCAAGCTCGGCCCCAAGGCGAGCCGGCCCGCGGGGACGCTCACGCTCTCGGAGCGCAAGCGCCTGGAGATGGTGCGGGCGCTGGCCACCGGGCCCGAGCTTCTGCTCCTGGACGAGGTGCTGGCCGGCCTCAATCCGCAGGAGACCGAGGAGATGACGGACATCATCCGGCGGCTCGCCCGGGAGCTCGGGCTCGCCCTCCTCCTCATCGAGCACAACGTGCGGGCCGTGATGACCCTGTCCGAGCAGGTCGTCGTCCTCAACTACGGCACCGTCATCGCCCGCGGCGCGGCGGCCGCGGTGGCCAGCGATCCGGCCGTGATCACCGCCTATCTGGGCGACCGCCGCACGCTCGGTCGGGTGCCTCGTGCTTGA
- a CDS encoding 5-methyltetrahydropteroyltriglutamate--homocysteine methyltransferase, producing MLFPTMLVGSYPQPEWLIDRAKLAGRFPPRVRARELWRVAEPWREEAQNDATVLAIHAQEEAGLDIITDGEIRRESYSNRFATALEGIDIDNPGTALDRSGHPNPVPRIAGPIRRQRPVEVEDARFLRAHTTKPIKMTVPGPFTMTQQAQNDYYPSEEAAALDYAAAVNEEIRDLFAAGADIVQLDEPYMQARPEKARQYGLKALNRALEGVTGTTAVHICFGYAAIIHQRPSGYSFLPELAGCPCHQVSVETAQSKLDCAVLAELAAKEIMVGCLDLNDTTVETPEAIVARIKRALLYVKPEHVILAPDCGMKYLPRDVAFGKMTSMVAAAKMLRAEFG from the coding sequence ATGCTATTTCCGACCATGCTCGTCGGCAGCTACCCGCAGCCCGAGTGGCTGATCGACCGCGCGAAGCTCGCCGGGCGCTTCCCGCCCCGCGTGCGGGCCAGAGAGCTGTGGCGCGTCGCCGAGCCGTGGCGGGAGGAAGCGCAAAACGACGCGACGGTGCTGGCGATCCACGCCCAGGAGGAAGCGGGGCTCGACATCATCACCGACGGAGAGATCCGGCGGGAGAGCTACTCGAACCGCTTCGCTACCGCGCTGGAGGGCATCGATATCGACAACCCCGGCACCGCCCTCGACCGTTCGGGCCATCCGAACCCCGTGCCGCGTATCGCCGGGCCGATCCGGCGCCAGCGCCCCGTCGAGGTGGAGGACGCGCGTTTCCTACGCGCGCACACGACGAAGCCGATCAAGATGACGGTGCCGGGCCCGTTCACGATGACGCAGCAGGCGCAGAACGACTACTATCCGAGCGAGGAGGCGGCCGCCCTGGACTACGCGGCCGCCGTGAACGAGGAGATCCGCGACCTCTTCGCCGCCGGCGCCGACATCGTGCAGCTCGACGAGCCGTACATGCAGGCCCGCCCCGAGAAGGCGCGTCAGTACGGGTTGAAGGCGCTCAACCGGGCGCTGGAGGGCGTCACCGGCACGACCGCCGTGCACATCTGCTTCGGCTACGCCGCCATCATCCATCAGCGCCCGTCGGGCTACTCCTTCCTGCCCGAGCTCGCCGGGTGCCCCTGCCACCAGGTCTCCGTCGAGACGGCGCAGTCGAAGCTCGATTGCGCGGTGCTGGCCGAGCTCGCGGCGAAGGAGATCATGGTGGGGTGCCTCGACCTCAACGACACGACGGTGGAGACGCCGGAGGCGATCGTCGCGCGCATCAAGCGCGCGTTGCTCTACGTCAAGCCGGAGCACGTCATTCTCGCGCCGGACTGCGGGATGAAGTACCTGCCGCGCGATGTCGCCTTCGGCAAGATGACGTCGATGGTGGCGGCGGCGAAGATGCTACGCGCGGAGTTCGGTTGA
- a CDS encoding ABC transporter substrate-binding protein, whose translation MLQRLEGLERWAVLILQLFLGFVFVMHGSQKLFGAFGGSGVAGLAAYFVKLGIEPSLFWAWVVTVTEFFGGLCIFFGFLTRFWAAGLVIDMTVAVLKVHLANGFFWGKGGLEFPLTLGVMALMLVLAGPSFLAVDRAIGLERRTTQEDRRMITSRRFPAILLALAMGLWLAPPAGAQRPDRIKIGGTVAVTGRFSSDWGPGIIEFMKGWEKLVNAEGGIFVREYNAKLPIQLVLYDDESSPEKSVELYEKLAAVDKVQFFIGPGSSPITLRASTVAERLKIPMILVEANSPIIYARGFQWIAGVDRPAQYWSIPYFDLIKELRDKGVANYRTIAFLIEDHPHTKDIAEGSVELARKAGLEVVATESVPFQTSDFSAVIAKFKQLNPDIVYSSGWTVTSVPFVKQANELGLKPKALHVIHLVPEFAQQAGATLAEGLTGETHIARKHLDQRYLTILKRLNVGDPYAFKSLVLPIRYLALETMRRGIEAAGTLDREKFMASLRNLTFDTLHGPHRFNYNVKLGNRILNGMGEKYLYAGQFQNGKIVIIAPAVAADGPYKPAPRQ comes from the coding sequence GTGCTACAGCGGCTCGAGGGACTGGAGCGGTGGGCCGTGCTGATCTTGCAGCTCTTCCTGGGCTTCGTCTTCGTGATGCACGGGTCGCAGAAGCTGTTCGGAGCGTTTGGCGGCTCCGGCGTCGCCGGCCTGGCGGCATACTTCGTCAAGCTCGGGATCGAACCGAGCCTCTTCTGGGCCTGGGTCGTGACCGTCACCGAGTTTTTCGGCGGTCTCTGCATCTTCTTCGGCTTCCTGACGCGCTTCTGGGCGGCGGGGCTCGTCATCGACATGACGGTCGCAGTCCTTAAAGTGCATCTGGCCAACGGCTTCTTCTGGGGCAAAGGGGGGCTGGAGTTCCCGCTCACCCTCGGGGTGATGGCCCTCATGCTGGTCCTGGCCGGCCCAAGCTTCCTGGCCGTGGACCGGGCCATCGGGTTGGAGCGACGGACGACGCAGGAGGACAGGCGCATGATCACGTCGAGGCGGTTCCCCGCGATCCTCCTGGCCCTGGCCATGGGGCTGTGGCTCGCACCGCCCGCCGGGGCCCAGCGCCCGGACCGCATCAAGATCGGCGGCACCGTCGCCGTCACCGGCCGCTTCTCCAGCGACTGGGGCCCCGGGATCATCGAGTTCATGAAGGGCTGGGAGAAGCTCGTCAACGCCGAGGGAGGCATCTTCGTCCGCGAGTACAACGCCAAGCTCCCCATCCAGCTCGTGCTCTACGACGACGAGTCGAGCCCCGAGAAGTCGGTGGAGCTCTACGAGAAGCTGGCGGCCGTAGACAAGGTCCAGTTCTTCATCGGGCCCGGGTCGAGCCCCATCACGCTCCGGGCCTCGACGGTGGCCGAGCGCCTCAAGATCCCGATGATCCTGGTCGAGGCCAACAGCCCGATCATCTACGCGCGAGGCTTCCAGTGGATCGCCGGAGTGGACCGGCCCGCCCAGTACTGGTCGATCCCGTACTTCGACCTGATCAAGGAGCTGAGGGACAAGGGCGTCGCCAACTACCGGACCATCGCCTTTCTCATCGAAGACCACCCGCACACCAAGGACATCGCGGAGGGCTCCGTCGAGCTGGCCCGGAAGGCGGGCCTCGAGGTGGTCGCCACCGAGTCGGTGCCGTTTCAGACGAGCGATTTCTCAGCAGTGATCGCCAAGTTCAAGCAGCTCAACCCCGATATCGTGTACTCGTCGGGCTGGACCGTCACCAGCGTGCCGTTCGTCAAGCAGGCCAACGAGCTCGGTCTCAAGCCCAAGGCGCTCCACGTCATCCACCTGGTGCCGGAATTCGCGCAGCAGGCCGGCGCCACGCTGGCCGAGGGCTTGACCGGAGAGACGCACATCGCCCGCAAGCACCTGGACCAGCGCTACCTCACGATCCTCAAGCGCCTCAACGTGGGCGATCCCTACGCCTTCAAGTCGCTCGTCCTGCCCATCCGCTACCTGGCCCTGGAGACCATGCGGCGGGGCATCGAAGCCGCCGGGACGCTGGACCGCGAGAAGTTCATGGCGTCGCTTCGGAATCTGACATTCGACACGCTGCACGGCCCGCACCGCTTCAACTACAACGTGAAGCTCGGCAACCGGATCCTCAACGGCATGGGCGAGAAGTACCTCTACGCGGGACAGTTCCAGAACGGCAAGATCGTCATCATCGCGCCGGCGGTGGCGGCGGACGGCCCCTACAAGCCAGCTCCGCGCCAGTAA
- the dinB gene encoding DNA polymerase IV: MRIIAHVDMDAFYAAVEERYHPDLRGKPVVVGADPKGGQGRGVVTAASYAARKYGIRSALPISRAWRLAEAARRRGEPETIFVRGHRDLYVAVSGRIMAFLAESAETFEEASIDEAYLDLSSLDSFEAAAARARSLKLELVQREGLTCSVGIGPNKLVAKIASDFTKPDGLTVVRPEDVQGFLDPLPIRTIPGVGPKTEGLLHQRGIRSVRDLRGVQLVTLVDCFGRGGEDLFAKAQGISDSPVSNEWEAKTIGEQETFEEETLDASFVLERARGLAREVFERLGRQGFRAFRTVTVTVRFENFTTRSRSHTEREPLEAEEALYASAVRLLQPFFDQRENPKQRLIRLIGVRVEKLVRA, translated from the coding sequence GTGCGGATCATCGCGCATGTCGACATGGATGCCTTCTACGCCGCCGTCGAGGAGCGGTACCACCCCGACCTTCGCGGCAAGCCCGTCGTCGTCGGAGCGGACCCCAAAGGGGGCCAGGGCCGAGGGGTCGTCACGGCGGCAAGCTACGCCGCGCGGAAGTACGGCATCAGGTCCGCTCTGCCGATCTCCCGGGCCTGGCGTCTGGCCGAGGCCGCGCGCCGGAGGGGCGAGCCGGAGACGATCTTTGTCCGTGGCCATCGCGATCTCTATGTCGCAGTCTCCGGGCGGATCATGGCGTTTCTGGCGGAGAGTGCCGAGACCTTCGAGGAGGCGAGCATCGACGAGGCCTACCTGGATTTGTCGTCGCTGGACAGCTTCGAGGCGGCCGCCGCGCGCGCCCGGTCGCTGAAGCTCGAGCTCGTCCAACGCGAGGGGCTGACCTGCTCGGTGGGCATCGGGCCGAACAAGCTCGTGGCCAAGATCGCCTCGGACTTCACGAAGCCCGACGGCCTGACGGTGGTCCGGCCCGAAGACGTCCAGGGCTTCCTCGACCCGCTGCCGATCCGGACCATCCCGGGTGTCGGGCCCAAGACCGAGGGCCTCCTCCACCAGCGGGGCATTCGCTCCGTTCGTGACCTCCGCGGGGTCCAGCTGGTCACGCTGGTCGACTGCTTCGGCCGCGGGGGCGAAGATCTCTTCGCCAAGGCCCAGGGCATCTCCGACAGCCCGGTGTCCAATGAGTGGGAGGCCAAGACAATCGGCGAGCAGGAGACGTTCGAGGAGGAAACGCTGGACGCGTCGTTCGTCCTCGAGCGAGCCCGGGGGCTCGCCCGAGAGGTCTTCGAGCGCCTCGGCCGGCAGGGCTTTCGCGCGTTCCGGACGGTGACGGTCACGGTCCGCTTCGAGAATTTTACGACCCGGAGCCGGTCGCACACGGAACGCGAGCCGCTGGAGGCCGAAGAGGCGCTGTACGCCAGCGCCGTCCGGCTGCTGCAGCCCTTCTTCGATCAGCGTGAGAATCCGAAGCAGAGGCTGATTCGGCTGATCGGCGTGCGCGTGGAGAAGCTCGTGCGGGCCTGA
- a CDS encoding acyl-CoA dehydrogenase family protein: MRPDRSGSDVDYRELARMLAPKIAACADQIEQERRLPQALLDELIDAGLFRLLLPRSLDGAQVDPVTFVGVMEEISKVDASTAWVICQTSGCSMVAAHLSEDVARKLFGGQPHGILAWGPGLSSRAVPVEGGYRVTGTFSFLSGSRHATWLGGLTTVSGADGPRRGADGRPQQRWVLFPVASVTLSDVWHVIGLRGTGSDSFSVSDQFVPEEHTVSRDNESPPRDPSPLYGFPLVTMFSVGFAGVALGIARSIFDALVALARDKVPRGFKGALRENGVLQSQVAQSEARLGAARLFLMTALEEIWEAAQRSGRVTLDQRIRLRLGASHAIQQATEVVNFAYHAAGGNAVFVGSAFERRFRDMHAVTQQMQGRQDHFETVGQFLLGLEPDSSHL; the protein is encoded by the coding sequence ATGAGGCCGGACCGCTCAGGGAGCGACGTCGATTACCGAGAGCTGGCGCGCATGCTGGCGCCGAAGATCGCCGCCTGCGCGGATCAGATCGAACAGGAGCGTCGGCTCCCCCAGGCACTCCTCGACGAGCTGATCGACGCCGGCCTCTTTCGATTGCTCCTGCCCCGCTCGCTCGACGGCGCCCAGGTCGATCCGGTCACGTTCGTGGGGGTCATGGAGGAGATCAGCAAGGTCGACGCGAGCACCGCGTGGGTGATCTGCCAGACGTCCGGATGCTCGATGGTCGCCGCGCACCTCTCCGAGGACGTCGCGCGGAAGCTCTTCGGGGGTCAGCCCCACGGCATCCTGGCCTGGGGGCCGGGGCTCTCCTCCCGGGCCGTCCCCGTCGAGGGCGGCTACCGGGTGACCGGCACCTTCAGCTTCCTGAGCGGCAGCCGGCATGCCACCTGGCTCGGTGGCCTCACGACGGTCTCCGGCGCTGACGGCCCTCGTCGGGGCGCCGACGGCCGCCCGCAGCAGCGCTGGGTACTGTTCCCGGTCGCCAGCGTGACGCTGAGCGACGTCTGGCACGTGATCGGGCTCCGGGGGACGGGGAGCGATTCGTTTTCCGTCTCCGACCAGTTCGTGCCGGAGGAGCACACCGTCTCCCGGGACAACGAATCGCCGCCACGCGACCCGAGCCCCCTCTACGGCTTCCCGCTGGTGACCATGTTCTCCGTCGGCTTCGCCGGCGTGGCGCTCGGCATCGCCCGGTCCATCTTCGACGCGCTCGTCGCCCTGGCCAGGGACAAGGTGCCGCGAGGGTTCAAAGGGGCTCTCCGCGAGAACGGCGTGCTCCAGTCCCAGGTGGCCCAGTCCGAGGCGCGGCTCGGCGCCGCCCGCCTGTTCCTGATGACGGCCCTCGAGGAGATCTGGGAGGCGGCGCAGCGCTCGGGACGCGTCACGCTCGATCAGCGCATCCGCCTCCGGCTGGGAGCGAGCCACGCCATCCAGCAGGCCACCGAGGTCGTCAACTTCGCGTACCACGCCGCCGGCGGGAACGCGGTCTTCGTGGGCAGCGCCTTCGAGCGCCGCTTCCGTGACATGCACGCGGTCACGCAGCAGATGCAGGGGCGCCAGGATCATTTCGAGACCGTCGGTCAGTTCCTGCTCGGGCTCGAGCCCGATTCCTCGCATCTCTAG
- the zwf gene encoding glucose-6-phosphate dehydrogenase: MSPVSEHARVLGSSGEGADPSSPTSQPCVLLIFGASGDLTKRLLVPALYNLACDDLLSEQFALLGAAMDPLTTESFRERMSNDIRQFHTRHAFDQAAWDKLVGRFHYMPAAFADLDAFRQLKVEVARLDAQYKAEGNVLFYFATAPRFFGLICEQLHRAGFKDGPGWKRIIVEKPFGTDLESALQLNRDVLAHWHEDQIYRVDHYLGKETVQNLLAFRFSNGMFEPLWNKHFIDNIQFNVAEAVDVEGRGGYYDSSGVLRDMMQNHMFQMLAYLCMEVPGSFDSHAIRNEKAKLLEAVRVYTPDEVARYVVRGQYGPQLGAHGEVVKPGYRQEKDVDPQSKTETFAAARFHIDNWRWEGVPIYLRSGKALWKRGTEIIVEFKRAPQVLFRNTPVRAISANRLIFHIQPYQGIEVQFQAKVPGPTLQLQPVKMRFGYGEAFKASRYTGYEVMIYSCSHGDGTLFSRGDLVEAAWQVAQPILDYWKAAPAEFPNYARGSWGPKAAADLIERDGRRWFELLTEEVLKKVAIFRDGDPLFLSQVVLALRPRVVGAGETLIRKGDMGREMYVVVRGEVEVLDDSGKVLATLGDGDCFGEIALLIHTPRTATVRAKTGCDLVALDKTGFSRILRDYPQFADSVLQIARDRYDLNIQAETLLSDAARH, encoded by the coding sequence ATGAGCCCAGTGAGCGAGCATGCCCGGGTGCTGGGAAGTAGCGGCGAGGGGGCAGATCCGTCCAGTCCGACGAGCCAGCCGTGCGTGCTGCTCATCTTCGGCGCGTCGGGAGACCTGACCAAGCGCCTCCTCGTGCCGGCGCTGTACAACCTGGCGTGCGACGACCTGCTCTCGGAGCAGTTCGCCCTGCTGGGGGCGGCGATGGATCCGCTCACGACGGAATCGTTCCGCGAGCGGATGAGCAACGACATCAGGCAGTTTCACACCCGCCACGCGTTCGACCAGGCGGCCTGGGACAAGCTGGTCGGACGCTTCCACTACATGCCCGCCGCGTTCGCCGACCTGGACGCCTTCCGGCAGCTCAAGGTCGAGGTCGCCCGGCTCGATGCGCAGTACAAAGCCGAAGGCAACGTGCTCTTCTACTTCGCCACGGCCCCGCGCTTCTTCGGGTTGATCTGCGAGCAGCTGCACAGGGCCGGGTTCAAGGACGGTCCGGGCTGGAAGCGGATCATCGTCGAGAAGCCCTTCGGCACCGATCTGGAGTCCGCGCTGCAGCTCAACCGCGACGTGCTGGCCCACTGGCACGAGGACCAGATCTACCGCGTCGATCATTACCTCGGCAAGGAGACGGTGCAGAACCTCCTGGCGTTCCGCTTCAGCAACGGCATGTTCGAGCCGCTCTGGAACAAGCACTTCATCGACAACATCCAGTTCAACGTCGCGGAGGCGGTCGACGTCGAGGGGCGTGGCGGCTACTACGACAGCTCCGGCGTGCTGCGCGACATGATGCAGAACCACATGTTCCAGATGCTGGCCTATCTGTGCATGGAGGTTCCGGGCTCCTTCGACTCGCACGCCATCCGCAACGAGAAGGCCAAGCTGCTCGAGGCCGTGCGCGTCTACACGCCCGACGAGGTCGCGCGGTACGTCGTCCGCGGGCAGTACGGCCCCCAGCTGGGCGCGCACGGCGAGGTCGTCAAGCCGGGGTACCGCCAGGAGAAGGACGTCGATCCCCAGTCGAAGACCGAGACGTTCGCGGCGGCGCGGTTCCACATCGACAACTGGCGCTGGGAAGGCGTGCCGATCTACCTGCGCTCCGGCAAGGCGCTCTGGAAGCGGGGTACCGAGATCATCGTGGAGTTCAAGAGGGCCCCGCAGGTGCTCTTCCGCAACACGCCGGTGCGGGCGATCTCCGCCAACCGCCTGATCTTCCATATCCAGCCGTATCAGGGCATCGAGGTCCAGTTCCAGGCGAAGGTCCCGGGGCCCACGCTGCAGCTGCAACCGGTCAAGATGCGCTTCGGCTACGGTGAGGCGTTCAAGGCATCGCGCTACACCGGCTACGAGGTGATGATCTACTCCTGCTCGCATGGCGACGGCACGCTCTTTTCCCGGGGCGACCTGGTCGAGGCGGCCTGGCAGGTCGCACAGCCCATCCTGGACTACTGGAAGGCCGCGCCGGCCGAGTTCCCGAACTACGCCCGTGGCAGCTGGGGACCGAAGGCGGCGGCGGACCTCATCGAGCGCGACGGCCGCCGCTGGTTCGAGCTCCTGACCGAAGAGGTGCTCAAGAAGGTGGCGATCTTCAGGGACGGCGACCCGCTGTTCCTCTCGCAGGTCGTCCTGGCGCTGCGCCCAAGGGTGGTCGGCGCCGGCGAGACGCTCATTCGGAAGGGCGACATGGGACGCGAGATGTACGTTGTCGTCCGCGGCGAGGTGGAGGTGCTCGACGACTCCGGCAAGGTGCTGGCGACGCTCGGGGACGGCGATTGCTTCGGCGAAATCGCCCTCCTGATTCACACGCCGCGCACGGCGACCGTCCGCGCCAAGACCGGCTGTGACCTCGTGGCGCTGGACAAGACCGGCTTCAGCCGTATCCTGCGGGACTACCCGCAGTTCGCCGACAGCGTGCTCCAGATCGCCAGGGACCGCTACGACCTGAACATCCAGGCGGAGACGCTGCTGAGCGACGCCGCCCGTCACTGA